A single Paratractidigestivibacter faecalis DNA region contains:
- a CDS encoding BglG family transcription antiterminator: protein MELKSRQVQLLRSLSQSVGKGLPLADVMSEFGVSRRTVYYDISRINDWLTSAGLGSVSVEDQCLRARGVQWSSVERLSGSADQRYFSVAERQSMAFLRIALSSEPVTIGVLMDSFGVSRNTVIADVHEIRESLDSLGLSLSSVAAAGYEVLGDEITIRKRIWSSLKELADSGHAHDAKRFLQAALVRVTNNDIDYYALCRSLIKQYESDLKTRCFLESNGLEGMMVQVSWLRGLAGNSVVMGRDEQITLMGTVSYRSVQCSAEKLKSVGIALPSEEILYITSLLLGIKTADFAHQSEEDAYVSSLAESLIGNFERVACLTFVNKEFVKEQLSHHIRPLFYRQKYGIPVHNPLTDDVRKMYPMSFEFCRRAAIESGMGSLSDDELAFLTIYLSSDLDSKMLERGDTSADRVLIVGADNMSTATLVRDQLSQACGISFDWSTADSEKLHRWTLESYAVVLALVPLPPEMRSDNMVEVTPFFSEENKHQIYGVLKRNRIISRYDSLIGGILDIMSENMPEGDSSWLGSDHLYFELFKFFDDGGRCTVNSHAPMVGDAHIREDTVILESGGTWQQAVLRCAEALQGDSAGSSLVERMKNLVRGPRFMYYRMACDVVVVRCPVQGDKGARVAAQIALCDDGVVFPDGAPAKIVICISTINRYSHWGTLFSIYELFSDRGVVDRFEDECRRRSGRAGGKGQTCLRSAS, encoded by the coding sequence GTGGAACTCAAGAGTCGCCAAGTTCAATTGCTCAGAAGCCTCTCCCAATCCGTTGGAAAGGGGCTTCCCCTGGCGGATGTCATGTCGGAGTTTGGGGTTTCTCGACGCACCGTCTACTATGACATTTCCCGCATCAACGACTGGCTGACCTCCGCTGGCCTGGGCAGTGTCTCGGTCGAGGACCAATGCCTTCGTGCTAGGGGAGTTCAATGGAGTTCGGTCGAAAGGCTGTCTGGGTCTGCCGACCAGAGGTACTTCTCCGTCGCAGAGCGCCAAAGCATGGCCTTTCTACGCATAGCGCTCTCCTCCGAGCCGGTTACCATAGGCGTGCTCATGGATTCCTTCGGGGTCAGCCGAAACACCGTGATTGCGGACGTCCACGAGATCCGCGAGTCCCTCGATTCGCTCGGACTCTCACTCTCCAGCGTGGCGGCTGCCGGCTACGAAGTCCTTGGCGACGAGATAACGATTCGCAAGCGCATCTGGTCAAGCCTCAAGGAGCTCGCTGACTCCGGGCACGCCCATGACGCAAAGCGCTTTCTGCAAGCCGCACTCGTCAGGGTGACGAATAACGACATCGATTATTACGCCCTCTGTCGCAGCCTCATCAAGCAGTACGAGAGCGACCTCAAGACGCGCTGCTTTTTGGAGAGCAACGGCCTCGAGGGAATGATGGTTCAGGTGTCCTGGCTTCGCGGGCTCGCCGGCAACTCGGTGGTCATGGGCCGCGACGAGCAGATCACGCTCATGGGCACCGTTTCCTACCGCTCGGTCCAGTGCAGCGCTGAGAAGCTCAAGAGCGTCGGCATCGCTCTGCCCTCTGAGGAGATTCTCTACATTACCTCGCTTCTCCTCGGCATCAAGACGGCCGACTTCGCCCACCAGAGCGAGGAAGACGCCTATGTCTCCAGCTTGGCAGAGAGCCTGATCGGGAACTTCGAGCGCGTCGCATGCTTGACGTTTGTGAACAAGGAGTTCGTCAAGGAACAGCTCTCACATCACATCAGGCCGCTCTTCTATCGGCAGAAGTACGGCATCCCGGTGCATAACCCCCTGACGGACGACGTCCGAAAGATGTATCCGATGTCCTTCGAGTTCTGCCGCCGCGCCGCCATCGAGTCCGGCATGGGCAGCCTGTCCGACGACGAGCTGGCCTTCCTCACCATCTACCTCTCGAGCGACCTAGACAGCAAGATGCTCGAGCGTGGCGACACGAGCGCCGACCGCGTCCTGATCGTGGGGGCGGACAACATGTCGACGGCGACTCTGGTCAGAGACCAGCTCTCCCAAGCCTGCGGCATCAGCTTCGACTGGAGTACGGCAGATTCCGAGAAGCTGCATCGCTGGACTCTGGAGAGCTATGCGGTCGTCCTCGCGCTTGTCCCCCTGCCCCCCGAAATGAGGAGCGACAACATGGTCGAGGTGACGCCTTTCTTCTCGGAGGAGAATAAGCACCAGATTTATGGCGTCCTGAAGAGGAACCGAATCATCTCTCGGTACGATTCCCTGATCGGTGGGATTCTCGACATCATGTCCGAGAACATGCCAGAGGGCGATTCCTCCTGGCTCGGGTCGGACCACCTGTACTTCGAGCTCTTCAAGTTCTTCGACGACGGCGGGCGCTGCACCGTGAACTCTCACGCACCCATGGTCGGCGACGCCCACATTCGCGAGGACACGGTGATTCTCGAGAGCGGCGGGACTTGGCAACAGGCGGTCCTCAGGTGCGCCGAAGCCCTTCAGGGGGACTCGGCGGGGAGCTCACTCGTGGAGCGCATGAAGAACCTCGTCAGGGGCCCGCGCTTTATGTATTACCGCATGGCCTGCGATGTCGTCGTGGTCCGCTGTCCCGTTCAGGGTGACAAGGGCGCACGCGTAGCGGCTCAAATCGCACTCTGCGACGACGGCGTCGTTTTCCCCGATGGCGCTCCGGCGAAGATAGTCATCTGCATCTCGACCATAAACCGGTACTCCCACTGGGGGACGCTGTTCAGCATCTACGAGCTTTTCTCTGATCGAGGAGTCGTCGACAGGTTTGAGGACGAGTGTCGACGCCGTTCTGGGCGTGCCGGAGGGAAGGGGCAGACATGTCTGCGAAGCGCAAGCTAG
- a CDS encoding DUF262 domain-containing protein — translation MRGDAKPLVKMLQGADTRFVIPVYQRNYDWRQEQCERLFDDLEGIAREGRASHFFGSIVSKADMDRRVLIDGQQRVTTVFILLAALVAQLEAGNVASESPGRTADRIRRE, via the coding sequence ATGCGCGGAGACGCAAAGCCGCTGGTCAAGATGCTCCAGGGTGCCGACACGAGGTTCGTCATCCCCGTCTACCAGCGCAACTACGACTGGAGGCAGGAGCAGTGCGAGCGCCTCTTCGACGACCTCGAGGGAATCGCCAGGGAGGGGCGCGCCTCCCACTTCTTCGGAAGCATAGTGTCCAAGGCCGACATGGACCGTCGCGTGCTCATAGACGGCCAGCAGCGCGTGACGACGGTCTTCATACTCCTGGCCGCACTCGTCGCGCAGCTCGAGGCTGGCAACGTCGCCTCGGAGAGCCCGGGGAGGACCGCCGACAGGATTCGCCGCGAGTGA
- a CDS encoding DUF262 domain-containing protein, with product MEKLKLKLIKDDQEAFKRVVEGDADKLVEGSNVTENYRYLLGRVGATGLTAEELRDAIKALTVIDIRLEADDDAQLIFESLNSTGLALSEGDKICNYVLMDLPEAEQEECYTKYWNPIEANCGYDVSGFVRDWLTCATGRTPAIARVYPEFRGHAANRVAGDLLAELLRYSELYRQAEGASCPSARANAVLRRLGLLDAGVTTPFLMSALASFEGGEIGESELVEALLAVETYLFRRWVCRVPTNALNKVFETLHREAERGVADGQGYANALKYSLLRREGAGVLPRDDEFRRCFEWRDFYHIDRKRLYLYDRLENGDSVERVNVVGMLEDGTLTVEHIMPQTLSPQWRHELGEEADDEVHAAYVNTIGNLTLTGYNSQYSNNPFADKRDRESGFRDSGLRLSRAVALCDRWGIREIEERRERLWSRFLKLWPMPESTYAPAEAARESHALDGGFEFTGLKVSACSLRGERAAVGTWVEAMRWLLPRVYAEDPRAFRAAVTGGRFPSRYFSTEPLGYGFEIGGGIWYNPGCSTSEKMETLRRIVDRVDTLEQGDISFEVRG from the coding sequence GTGGAGAAGCTCAAGCTCAAGCTGATCAAGGACGACCAGGAGGCCTTCAAGCGGGTCGTCGAGGGCGACGCGGACAAGCTCGTCGAGGGGTCCAACGTCACGGAGAACTACCGCTACCTGCTCGGGCGCGTCGGGGCCACGGGCCTGACCGCCGAGGAGCTCCGCGACGCGATCAAGGCACTCACCGTCATCGACATCAGGCTCGAGGCGGACGACGACGCGCAGCTCATCTTCGAGAGCCTGAACTCGACCGGCCTGGCCCTCTCCGAGGGCGACAAGATCTGCAACTACGTCCTCATGGACCTGCCCGAGGCCGAGCAGGAGGAGTGCTACACGAAGTACTGGAACCCCATCGAGGCCAACTGCGGCTACGACGTGAGCGGCTTCGTCCGCGACTGGCTCACGTGCGCCACGGGGAGGACCCCGGCCATCGCGCGGGTCTACCCCGAGTTCAGGGGGCACGCCGCCAACCGCGTCGCCGGGGACTTGCTCGCCGAGCTGCTGAGGTACTCCGAGCTCTATCGTCAGGCCGAGGGGGCGTCGTGCCCCTCTGCGAGGGCCAACGCGGTCCTGAGGCGACTCGGGCTTCTCGACGCGGGCGTCACGACGCCGTTCCTGATGAGCGCCCTGGCCTCGTTCGAGGGTGGGGAGATAGGCGAGAGCGAGCTCGTCGAGGCACTTCTTGCCGTGGAGACGTACCTGTTCAGGAGGTGGGTCTGCAGGGTCCCCACCAACGCGCTCAACAAAGTGTTCGAGACCCTGCACCGCGAGGCGGAGAGGGGCGTCGCGGACGGCCAGGGCTACGCCAACGCGCTCAAGTACTCGCTGCTGCGCCGCGAGGGCGCCGGGGTCCTGCCCAGGGACGACGAGTTCAGGCGCTGCTTCGAGTGGCGAGACTTCTACCACATCGACCGGAAGCGCCTCTACCTCTACGACAGGCTCGAGAACGGGGACAGCGTCGAGCGCGTGAATGTGGTTGGGATGCTGGAGGACGGCACCCTGACGGTCGAGCACATCATGCCCCAGACCCTCAGCCCGCAGTGGCGCCACGAGCTCGGCGAAGAGGCCGACGACGAGGTCCACGCCGCATACGTCAACACCATCGGCAACCTCACGCTGACCGGCTACAACTCCCAGTACTCGAACAACCCGTTCGCGGACAAGAGGGACCGCGAGAGCGGCTTCAGGGACAGCGGCCTCAGGCTGAGCCGCGCGGTGGCCCTCTGCGACAGGTGGGGCATCCGGGAGATCGAGGAGAGGCGCGAGAGGCTCTGGTCGAGGTTCCTCAAGCTGTGGCCGATGCCCGAGAGCACCTACGCGCCGGCTGAGGCCGCGCGCGAGAGCCACGCTCTGGACGGCGGGTTCGAGTTCACCGGGCTCAAGGTGTCGGCGTGTTCCCTGCGTGGCGAGCGGGCCGCCGTGGGCACGTGGGTGGAGGCCATGCGCTGGCTGCTGCCTCGGGTCTACGCCGAGGACCCCCGCGCGTTCAGGGCCGCGGTGACGGGAGGGAGGTTCCCGTCGAGGTACTTCTCGACCGAGCCCTTGGGCTACGGCTTCGAGATCGGAGGCGGCATCTGGTACAACCCCGGGTGCTCGACGTCGGAGAAGATGGAGACGCTGCGCCGGATCGTCGACAGGGTCGACACGTTGGAGCAGGGGGACATCTCCTTCGAGGTGCGGGGGTAG
- a CDS encoding PTS sugar transporter subunit IIA, giving the protein MSKLLDERLVFIDADVKTSEEAIRLMAGRLQECGYVNEGYADMVIAREKVFPTGLPGKEMSIAIPHTDPTLVNKPAIGVIVPKESVEFSMMGEPEHKLDVKLIMPLVIKDSGQQIELLKAMMHVIQDSDRLAKIRASRNKAEILDLLSSLEEA; this is encoded by the coding sequence ATGAGCAAGCTATTGGACGAGAGGCTCGTTTTCATTGACGCCGACGTTAAGACCTCTGAGGAGGCCATCCGTCTCATGGCAGGTCGTCTTCAGGAGTGCGGCTATGTCAACGAGGGATATGCGGATATGGTGATCGCACGCGAGAAGGTCTTCCCCACGGGCCTTCCGGGCAAGGAGATGAGCATCGCCATCCCCCACACAGACCCGACGCTGGTCAACAAGCCGGCAATCGGGGTGATTGTCCCCAAGGAGTCCGTCGAGTTCAGCATGATGGGCGAGCCAGAGCACAAGCTGGACGTAAAGCTGATCATGCCCCTGGTGATCAAGGACTCTGGTCAGCAGATTGAGCTCCTCAAGGCCATGATGCACGTCATCCAGGATAGCGACCGACTCGCGAAGATTCGCGCGTCTAGGAACAAGGCGGAAATCCTGGACCTGCTCAGCTCCCTCGAGGAGGCCTAG